In a genomic window of Curtobacterium sp. MCBD17_035:
- a CDS encoding holo-ACP synthase has protein sequence MIIGIGVDVVDLGRFAGVLERTPALRRRLFTPAELLRDGEPRPTASLAARFAAKEALIKAFGTSAGLSWQELEVVADDQRAPSLTLHAGAQAVADARGVTAVHLSLSHDGPIATAFVVIEGN, from the coding sequence GTGATCATCGGCATCGGTGTCGACGTCGTGGACCTCGGTCGGTTCGCCGGGGTCCTCGAGCGCACGCCCGCGCTCCGACGTCGCCTGTTCACGCCGGCGGAGCTGCTGCGGGACGGCGAGCCCCGCCCCACCGCCTCGCTCGCCGCCCGCTTCGCGGCCAAGGAGGCCCTGATCAAGGCGTTCGGCACGAGTGCGGGACTGAGCTGGCAGGAACTCGAGGTCGTCGCGGACGACCAGCGTGCACCGTCGCTGACCCTGCACGCGGGGGCCCAGGCGGTGGCCGACGCGCGTGGCGTGACGGCCGTCCATCTGTCACTGTCGCACGATGGACCGATCGCGACGGCGTTCGTCGTCATCGAAGGGAACTGA
- the alr gene encoding alanine racemase, which translates to MSAFTGVTVDREALIANYATLAERVAPAGVIAVVKADGYGHGAVEAARAFVDAGAEWLGVADVDEALALRRAGIDVRILAWLHAPDEDFVRAASEGITPAVSSVEQLAAAAGAEVPAVHLVLDTGLSRNGAVESEWPELFAAAAALPRTRVEGVMSHLANASREDDLAQDAALDRALSALAAHGIVPEVVHLAASAASIAVPETRRDLARIGLSLYGLSPFADRTSAELGLRPAMTVTASVLRTIRVPAGHGVSYGYTHRTERETTLAIIGLGYADGFDRGFGNRVSVSIGGRRFPVVGRVAMNAMHIDVGDAEVAAGDEVVLWGDPATGVPSVEEWAAAIGTINYEVVARLGPLLARRTT; encoded by the coding sequence GTGAGCGCGTTCACCGGCGTCACCGTCGACCGGGAGGCCCTGATCGCCAACTACGCGACGCTGGCCGAGCGGGTGGCACCGGCGGGTGTGATCGCGGTCGTCAAGGCCGACGGGTACGGGCACGGCGCCGTCGAGGCGGCACGCGCCTTCGTCGACGCGGGCGCGGAGTGGCTCGGCGTCGCGGACGTCGACGAGGCCCTCGCGCTCCGGCGCGCGGGCATCGACGTGCGGATCCTCGCGTGGCTGCACGCCCCGGACGAGGACTTCGTGCGCGCCGCGTCCGAGGGCATCACGCCAGCCGTCTCGTCGGTCGAGCAGCTCGCCGCGGCAGCCGGCGCGGAGGTGCCCGCGGTCCACCTCGTCCTCGACACCGGCCTGAGCCGCAACGGCGCGGTCGAGTCCGAGTGGCCCGAGCTCTTCGCCGCTGCCGCGGCGCTGCCGCGGACACGGGTGGAGGGCGTCATGTCGCACCTGGCCAACGCGTCCCGCGAGGACGACCTCGCCCAGGACGCCGCCCTCGACCGGGCGCTCTCGGCGCTCGCCGCTCACGGGATCGTGCCCGAGGTCGTCCACCTCGCGGCGAGCGCGGCGTCGATCGCGGTGCCCGAGACGCGACGCGACCTGGCCCGGATCGGCCTGTCCCTGTACGGCCTGAGCCCGTTCGCGGACCGGACGTCCGCCGAGCTCGGACTCCGCCCGGCGATGACGGTCACGGCGTCGGTCCTCCGGACGATCCGGGTGCCGGCGGGGCACGGTGTCTCGTACGGCTACACCCACCGCACCGAGCGCGAGACGACGCTCGCGATCATCGGACTCGGCTACGCGGACGGCTTCGACCGTGGCTTCGGCAACCGGGTGTCGGTGTCGATCGGCGGCCGACGCTTCCCGGTGGTCGGCCGCGTGGCGATGAACGCGATGCACATCGACGTCGGCGACGCGGAGGTCGCGGCGGGCGACGAGGTCGTCCTCTGGGGCGACCCGGCCACCGGGGTGCCGTCCGTCGAGGAATGGGCGGCCGCCATCGGCACGATCAACTACGAGGTGGTCGCACGACTCGGCCCCCTCCTGGCGAGGAGGACGACGTGA